The Planctomycetia bacterium region CTGATTGTCACTGATAATCAGACCAATACGGTGTATTTCTACACGATTGAACCTGATGGCAAACCAGGCGATGACCTTATCCTGCGTGGCTCAGCAGATCTGACCCAGGTTGGCAAACCAGTGATCAAGCCCACGCTGATTAACCCGCGAAAATAATGAAGAGTATACAATCTGGAATCCTACCTTTAGATAGATAGAAGAGGGAAAAGCCATGTCTCACAGAGCTACTTCTGTATCTGTCCTGATTCTGGCGTTGGCCTTTGGAGGATCGCTGCAGGCACAGCAGCGTGTTGCTAAAAGCGGTCTCAATCCTCTTACGGGCAAAGCCTCTCCGGTCCAGGCAACCTACAACCCCTACACCGGTGGGCAACATGCAATGGGAGCACAGCGGAATCCCCTTACCGGTGCAGCTGTGGCCATGGGCGCCGATCAAACCGTCAATACTGTTAAGCCGATGATGCCGAGCAAGCCCGGCGCGGGTAATCGCAATCCCTTGACTGGCGCTCCCGCGGCACCTGTCGCACAACGCAACCCGCTTACAGGCGGAGTACATTACAACCACTCATCGCTGGGTGTGTACTAAAGGCTGATTGGTATCAGAAAAATCAAATGGCACGATATAATCGTGCCTCATCGTTTCGTGGGACACGTTTTTAACGTGTCATTTTTGATGATACGCCGAACGGCTGCGTAACCAAACGGCACGATACAATCGTGCCCCACGGCTGCATCAGCCTTTCACAAACACGCCTTTGACGCGGGGCCATTCGACGTAGATCAGGAAGATTTCCAGCAGCAACGCGATGGTGCCGGGCGGGTTGAATTGTGGCCAGACGAGTGTGGTGAAGAGTAGGATATTCACCGTGATGGGAATAAGAATAGCGAGGCCCAGTGGCGTGAACCGGCCAGTAAGGACGAGGATGCCGCCGGTGACTTCGAGGAATTTCACCACATCCATGTAGCGGGTGCGGAACAGGATATCGGCAAACACGCCAGGATCGCCTTCGGGCATCGGCGGGATGGGAATAAACTTCAGCCAGTGATTGGAACCGAGCACCGCAAAGATCAGGAACAGCAGAATACGGGCAATCCAACTAAGAATCTTCATGAAGACCACTCCGGTTTAGGGGTTGAAAAAACAATGCGTTCCTGAGAAATCGGATGCAGGAAGCTGATTGACCAGGCGTGCAGGCACATGGGCGGGGCATCGGTATCTACGGTCTGCTTCTGCCCAACCTGGCGGCCAGCGAGGTAAGTGGGGTCGCCAACGATGGAATAACCCAGGTGCCAGAGGTGCAGCCTGATCTGGTGCGTGCGACCGGTGTGCGGTTTGACCTGCAGCAGCGTGGTGCCATCGCCGAACCGTTTCAGCACTGCAAATTCGGTGAACGCACTGACACCATCCTGATCGACAAAGCGAATGCCAGCCCAGCCTGCTTCATCACTGATCTGCTTGCTGCAACTGAATTGATCTTCTGCAGGATTGCCGTAAATGCGAGTCAAGTAGACTTTTTCCACTTTGCCAAATTCGAACTGTGGCTGAATGAGCCTGGCCCAACGCCTGCTTCGGGAAAAAACACATACGCCGGTGGTGTTGGCATCGAGCCGATGAGCGGGCCGCAGTTTTTCCGGAGCATAGGTCAAGTTGAGCAGGTGTTCTAGCGTGTTGCGGTGATATCGGCCGCTGGCATGCATGGGGAGCGGAGCGGGCTTGTTGACCACTACAAACCCATCATCTTCATGCAGAATCTGGATGTCTGCATTCACATCAGGCTCGCTGTATTCAGGGAACAGTCGATAGTATCGCTCGCCGGCATGCACCAGACGATCAGGCGTTACTGGTTCGAGTTCAGGCCCCAGCATCTGCCGCTGGGCGAACACTTCCGTCCAGGCATCGGCAGGAACCTCGGCAAAGAAGGATCGCAGCACATCCATCAGCGGTTTGCCTTCGTGTTCGCCAGCAATGCGCAGCGGCCTTTTGTTTACCGCGGGCTTGCTGCCTGGAAGCGGATGGGAGACGGCATGCAGTTTCTTCATGCGACGGGCAATACGGTCGGCCTGCGCTTCCTCGCTGGTCTTGTAACAGTAAGGGCATGACTGTGGCGGCTGGTAGCGGGCATCTTCCTGATCTTCCGGACGCAGCGGCATCAGGCAGGCGTAACACTGGGTGACAGCGGTCTCACGCAGCGCCGGATCAACGCCGACACGCTGATCGAAGACGAAACATTCGCCATCGTAATGTGCCGGGCCGCATTCTTCGAAATATTTGAGTATGCCGCCTTCAAGCTGGAAGATGTTCTTGAAGCCGGCCTTCTCCATGTAAGGCCCGGCTTTCTCACAGCGGATGCCGCCGGTGCAGAACATGACAATGGGCTGATCCTTCATGGTTTCGGGCAGCCGATCGACCGCTTCGGGAAAGTTACGGAAGTGATCCAGCCCCAGGGTCTGCGCGTTTTGGAATGTGCCGAGTTTGACTTCATAGTCGTTGCGGGTATCGAGCAGGGTGATGGGTTTGCCTGCATCGAGCCAGGCTTTGAGTTCGCGAGCGGGCAGCTTCTTCGACGTGTAATGGGCAGGCTGGATGCCTGGCACGCCAAACGCAATGATCTCTTTTT contains the following coding sequences:
- a CDS encoding pseudouridine synthase; the encoded protein is MTKITNIAAYQFAELSHVKSLKQELLGLCKNWELKGTILLSEEGINLFVAGSGESIERLLQRLRSIPGLEKLQAKYSYNDHQPFSRMLVKLKKEIIAFGVPGIQPAHYTSKKLPARELKAWLDAGKPITLLDTRNDYEVKLGTFQNAQTLGLDHFRNFPEAVDRLPETMKDQPIVMFCTGGIRCEKAGPYMEKAGFKNIFQLEGGILKYFEECGPAHYDGECFVFDQRVGVDPALRETAVTQCYACLMPLRPEDQEDARYQPPQSCPYCYKTSEEAQADRIARRMKKLHAVSHPLPGSKPAVNKRPLRIAGEHEGKPLMDVLRSFFAEVPADAWTEVFAQRQMLGPELEPVTPDRLVHAGERYYRLFPEYSEPDVNADIQILHEDDGFVVVNKPAPLPMHASGRYHRNTLEHLLNLTYAPEKLRPAHRLDANTTGVCVFSRSRRWARLIQPQFEFGKVEKVYLTRIYGNPAEDQFSCSKQISDEAGWAGIRFVDQDGVSAFTEFAVLKRFGDGTTLLQVKPHTGRTHQIRLHLWHLGYSIVGDPTYLAGRQVGQKQTVDTDAPPMCLHAWSISFLHPISQERIVFSTPKPEWSS
- a CDS encoding DoxX family membrane protein; translation: MKILSWIARILLFLIFAVLGSNHWLKFIPIPPMPEGDPGVFADILFRTRYMDVVKFLEVTGGILVLTGRFTPLGLAILIPITVNILLFTTLVWPQFNPPGTIALLLEIFLIYVEWPRVKGVFVKG